The Lagenorhynchus albirostris chromosome 6, mLagAlb1.1, whole genome shotgun sequence genome includes a window with the following:
- the TMEM177 gene encoding transmembrane protein 177 produces the protein MAGPLWRATAFVQRHRTALLVGSCAGLFGAQISYHLFPDPVVPWLYQYWPQGQPASLSPELQSLFEEVQQDIGVPSGHRFKAFTTFTFQPVSAGFPRLPAGAVVGIPASFLGDPVTNTDRPVVVHGQRVDWQSPVGARLRDALTLSHDAQKFALAREVVHLESGAAALQALPAPACLVGTWALGVGAKHALGLYGGPMNLRAAFNLVAAVAGFVAYALSTDSLTHSLEAWLDRRTASLSAAYARGGVEFYEKVLSGNLALRGLLGRPGEKLYTPSGNVVPRHWFRIKHLPYTARRDSVLQVWRAALSPRSP, from the coding sequence ATGGCAGGTCCCCTGTGGCGGGCCACAGCCTTTGTGCAGAGACACAGGACGGCCCTGTTGGTGGGTTCCTGTGCAGGCCTGTTTGGGGCTCAGATCTCGTACCACCTCTTCCCGGATCCTGTGGTCCCGTGGCTGTACCAGTACTGGCCTCAGGGCCAGCCAGCCTCCCTGTCCCCAGAGCTGCAGAGCCTGTTCGAGGAGGTGCAGCAGGATATCGGGGTCCCCTCGGGCCACCGCTTCAAGGCCTTCACCACCTTCACCTTCCAGCCTGTGAGCGCCGGCTTCCCGAGACTCCCTGCCGGGGCCGTGGTGGGCATCCCCGCCAGCTTCCTGGGTGACCCAGTGACCAACACTGACCGGCCCGTGGTCGTCCACGGGCAGCGAGTGGACTGGCAGAGCCCAGTGGGTGCCCGGCTGAGAGATGCCCTGACTCTGTCCCACGACGCCCAGAAGTTCGCCTTGGCCAGGGAGGTGGTGCACCTGGAGAGCGGGGCGGCCGCCCTGCAGGCCCTGCCAGCCCCCGCCTGCCTGGTGGGCACCTGGGCTCTGGGCGTGGGAGCCAAGCACGCCCTGGGGCTCTACGGAGGCCCCATGAACTTGCGAGCCGCCTTCAACTTGGTGGCGGCAGTGGCGGGCTTCGTGGCCTATGCCTTGTCCACGGACTCTCTCACTCACTCCCTGGAAGCCTGGCTGGACCGCCGCACGGCCTCGCTGTCCGCAGCCTATGCCCGGGGCGGGGTGGAGTTCTACGAGAAGGTTCTGTCGGGCAACCTGGCCCTGCGCGGCCTCCTGGGCCGGCCCGGAGAGAAGCTGTACACGCCCAGCGGGAACGTGGTTCCCAGACACTGGTTCCGCATCAAGCACCTGCCCTACACGGCCCGCCGGGACTCGGTGCTGCAGGTGTGGAGGGCGGCGCTCAGCCCCCGCAGCCCCTGA